The following are encoded together in the Candidatus Nanopelagicales bacterium genome:
- the nuoF gene encoding NADH-quinone oxidoreductase subunit NuoF: MPLTPVITAHWDEADSFTIEGYRRHGGYSAVVKALAMSPDDVIGHIKDSGLRGRGGAGFPTGMKWGFVPQGDDRPHYLVVNADESEPGACKDIPILLANPHALVEGIVIACWAFRAKHAFIYIRGEVPHPMRRLRRAVEEARAAGFIGRNVLGSGMDLDVVVHPGAGAYICGEETALLDSLEGRRGQPRLKPPFPATSGLYASPTVVNNVETIASVPYIIENGTTWFRGFGTQKSPGFKVFAVSGHVKRPGIYEAPLGTTMAELLDYAGGIRDGHSLKFWLPGGSSVPMLLAEHLDIPMTYEDIAAAGSMLGTGTPMVFDETTSVVKAISRWLEFYKHESCGKCSPCREGTYWISGALKEFTKGAGRAEDVDRLVELCQNIFGRSFCALGDAASTPYPAALKYFRDEFEASCVEAPDEVFDPAETMVIPAPSLTGVLK; encoded by the coding sequence ATGCCGCTAACACCAGTCATTACGGCCCACTGGGATGAGGCCGACTCGTTCACGATCGAGGGCTACCGCAGGCACGGCGGATACTCCGCGGTGGTCAAGGCACTGGCGATGTCCCCCGATGACGTCATCGGGCACATCAAGGATTCAGGGTTGCGGGGCCGTGGGGGTGCCGGCTTCCCGACGGGCATGAAGTGGGGCTTCGTCCCTCAGGGCGACGACCGGCCGCACTACCTCGTGGTGAACGCCGACGAATCCGAGCCCGGGGCGTGCAAGGACATCCCGATCCTGTTGGCGAATCCCCACGCACTGGTCGAAGGCATCGTCATCGCGTGCTGGGCGTTTCGCGCCAAGCACGCCTTCATCTACATACGTGGCGAAGTTCCGCACCCAATGCGCCGACTCCGCCGTGCCGTCGAAGAGGCGCGTGCCGCCGGTTTCATCGGGCGCAACGTACTCGGTTCCGGCATGGACCTTGACGTCGTTGTCCACCCTGGCGCCGGGGCATACATCTGCGGCGAGGAGACCGCGCTTCTTGACTCGCTGGAGGGCAGGCGCGGGCAGCCAAGACTGAAGCCGCCGTTCCCGGCGACCTCTGGGCTGTACGCGTCACCAACCGTGGTCAATAACGTCGAAACGATCGCTTCAGTGCCGTACATCATTGAGAACGGCACGACGTGGTTCCGCGGCTTCGGCACCCAGAAGTCACCCGGGTTCAAGGTGTTCGCGGTGTCCGGGCACGTCAAGCGCCCTGGCATCTATGAAGCGCCGCTCGGAACAACGATGGCCGAGCTACTGGACTACGCCGGCGGCATCAGGGACGGGCATTCGCTGAAGTTCTGGCTGCCGGGTGGTTCGAGCGTGCCGATGCTGCTTGCGGAGCACCTGGACATTCCGATGACGTACGAGGACATCGCGGCAGCCGGAAGCATGCTGGGAACCGGCACGCCCATGGTGTTCGACGAGACCACCAGTGTCGTGAAGGCGATCAGCCGCTGGCTGGAGTTCTACAAGCACGAGTCGTGCGGCAAGTGTTCACCCTGCCGCGAAGGCACATATTGGATCAGCGGGGCACTGAAGGAGTTCACCAAGGGCGCCGGCCGAGCCGAGGACGTGGACCGGCTCGTGGAGTTGTGCCAGAACATCTTCGGACGTTCGTTCTGTGCCCTGGGTGACGCGGCGTCCACTCCGTACCCGGCGGCACTGAAGTACTTCCGCGACGAGTTTGAAGCGTCTTGCGTTGAAGCGCCTGACGAAGTTTTCGACCCGGCGGAAACCATGGTCATTCCCGCCCCTTCGCTCACCGGAGTTCTCAAGTGA
- a CDS encoding NADH-quinone oxidoreductase subunit G, whose protein sequence is MTATKPEVAPKVSNTATGVIDGRQITVPKGTMIIRAAELLGIEIPRFCDHPRLDPVAACRMCLVEIEGMGKPQPSCAIPLGDDMVVKTQFASAEADTAQRGVMEFLLLNHPLDCPVCDKGGECPLQNQAMSAGNAESRFHLAKRKFPKPVNVNSEILLDRERCVSCARCTRFAAQIAGDPFISLQQRGASQQVGIGEEPFDSYFSGNTVQICPVGALTSVGYRFRARPFDLVSVPTVCEHCACGCALRTDYRHEAVMRRLAWEDSDVNEDWNCDKGRYAFTYADGGRLTTPLVREGGELRPASWPEAISHAAAGLSGARGRAGFVVGGRLTVEDAYAYSRFARVAMGTDSVDFRARAASWEEADFLAARVAGTFGPTYQNLDSAPAVLLVGFEPEEESPIVFLRLRKAARNGVTEVISVAPFMSEGVRKCGGRLHAAVPGAEAETLAGLPTADIELLKKPGALIMVGERLAESAGAFSAATALADKTGAMLAWMPRRAGERGALEAGCLPGLLPGGRPLADVVARAEVAASWGTEPTRLPTEAGLDLEGMIAAVDEHVARDGGTGSGGETVPSLGALVVAGVEVADLADPDGFMRAVEAVPFVVSLETRPTEVTGLADVVFPVAVVAEKAGGFVNWEGRQRDFPAVFNRPGSYSDAEVLAMLSERMGLDVPPRTAAELNAELGSLGRWTGARTAPPPGAGGPDADVGPGALPGPGEAVLATWRLLLDLGVMQEGEPFLAGTRKPTVARLSAATAAGVGVADGDPVSVSSGSGSITVPAKLTDMPDGIVWIPANSPDSRIATLRARQGDTVRLARGGSDA, encoded by the coding sequence GTGACCGCCACCAAGCCCGAAGTCGCGCCCAAGGTGTCCAACACGGCGACGGGCGTCATCGATGGACGCCAGATCACTGTGCCAAAGGGCACCATGATCATCAGGGCGGCTGAGCTACTTGGGATCGAGATTCCTCGATTCTGCGATCACCCCAGACTCGACCCGGTCGCGGCGTGCCGGATGTGCCTGGTGGAAATCGAGGGGATGGGCAAACCTCAGCCTTCCTGCGCGATCCCCCTGGGCGACGACATGGTCGTGAAGACCCAGTTCGCCAGCGCGGAAGCTGACACGGCGCAACGCGGCGTGATGGAGTTCCTGCTGCTGAACCACCCACTGGACTGCCCCGTGTGTGACAAGGGAGGCGAGTGCCCCCTGCAGAATCAGGCGATGTCGGCGGGCAATGCAGAATCCCGATTCCATTTGGCCAAGCGGAAGTTCCCCAAGCCGGTCAACGTGAACAGCGAAATCCTGCTGGACCGCGAGCGATGCGTGTCGTGTGCGCGTTGCACCAGATTCGCCGCCCAGATCGCCGGTGATCCATTCATCTCGCTGCAGCAGCGCGGAGCCAGCCAGCAAGTCGGCATCGGTGAGGAACCGTTCGACTCATACTTCTCCGGCAACACCGTGCAGATCTGTCCAGTGGGGGCGCTGACCAGCGTTGGCTACCGGTTCCGCGCTCGTCCGTTCGATCTCGTGAGCGTGCCCACAGTGTGCGAGCACTGCGCCTGCGGCTGCGCTCTGCGGACCGACTACAGGCACGAGGCGGTGATGCGCCGGCTGGCCTGGGAAGACTCGGATGTCAATGAAGACTGGAACTGCGACAAGGGCAGGTACGCGTTCACCTACGCCGATGGGGGCCGACTGACTACGCCGCTAGTTCGCGAAGGCGGCGAACTCCGCCCAGCGTCTTGGCCAGAAGCGATATCGCACGCCGCGGCGGGGCTGTCCGGGGCCAGGGGGCGTGCCGGATTCGTTGTGGGCGGCCGGTTGACCGTCGAGGACGCCTACGCGTACTCAAGATTCGCCCGCGTCGCGATGGGCACTGACAGCGTCGATTTCAGGGCCCGGGCGGCGTCCTGGGAGGAGGCCGATTTCCTGGCTGCCCGTGTGGCTGGCACGTTCGGCCCGACCTACCAGAACTTGGATTCGGCGCCAGCTGTTCTGCTGGTCGGGTTCGAGCCGGAAGAGGAATCCCCGATTGTCTTCTTGCGGCTGCGCAAGGCCGCCAGGAACGGCGTGACTGAGGTAATCAGTGTCGCTCCATTCATGTCCGAGGGTGTGCGCAAGTGCGGCGGCAGACTGCATGCGGCCGTGCCCGGTGCGGAAGCCGAGACCCTGGCGGGTCTGCCGACAGCGGATATTGAGCTGCTGAAGAAGCCGGGCGCTTTGATCATGGTGGGTGAGCGGCTGGCTGAGTCGGCTGGCGCTTTCTCCGCCGCGACGGCCCTAGCCGACAAGACCGGCGCGATGCTGGCATGGATGCCTCGCCGAGCTGGTGAACGAGGGGCGCTCGAAGCTGGTTGCCTGCCTGGGCTGCTTCCCGGCGGACGGCCCTTGGCTGATGTAGTGGCACGCGCGGAAGTAGCCGCTTCGTGGGGGACCGAGCCGACTCGATTGCCGACGGAAGCCGGGTTGGACCTTGAGGGCATGATCGCCGCCGTTGACGAACACGTCGCGCGGGATGGGGGGACCGGTTCGGGTGGTGAGACCGTGCCGAGTCTTGGTGCCCTGGTCGTGGCCGGGGTCGAAGTGGCGGATCTGGCGGATCCCGACGGCTTCATGCGCGCTGTAGAAGCTGTTCCGTTCGTGGTCTCCCTGGAGACACGGCCAACGGAAGTGACCGGCCTAGCCGATGTCGTATTCCCCGTTGCCGTAGTCGCCGAGAAGGCAGGGGGATTCGTGAACTGGGAGGGCCGACAGCGCGATTTCCCCGCGGTCTTCAACCGCCCCGGCTCGTACTCCGACGCTGAGGTCTTGGCGATGCTGTCCGAGCGCATGGGGCTGGACGTGCCACCTCGGACCGCTGCCGAGCTGAACGCCGAACTGGGCTCGCTCGGCAGATGGACCGGCGCGCGGACTGCACCCCCTCCCGGGGCCGGAGGGCCCGATGCCGACGTCGGGCCAGGTGCGCTTCCCGGGCCGGGTGAAGCGGTGCTCGCGACGTGGCGCCTGCTGCTTGACCTGGGAGTGATGCAAGAAGGCGAGCCGTTCCTGGCGGGAACGCGCAAGCCGACCGTTGCCAGGCTCAGCGCCGCGACAGCCGCTGGCGTCGGCGTGGCCGATGGAGACCCCGTTAGCGTGTCCTCTGGATCCGGTTCGATCACCGTGCCCGCCAAGCTGACCGACATGCCGGACGGGATCGTGTGGATTCCGGCGAACTCACCAGATTCCAGGATCGCGACGCTGCGAGCCCGCCAGGGCGACACAGTGCGACTGGCGAGAGGGGGCAGTGATGCCTGA
- the nuoH gene encoding NADH-quinone oxidoreductase subunit NuoH, with translation MPELSAFGNDPLWLVAVKTVGVVALLVLVVLFTIWLERRVVGRMQSRIGPNRAGPFGLLQPLLDGVKLALKEEIIPVTAHKAVYWLAPLLSATTAFAAYAVIPFGPTVSIFGVETPLQLTDFPQSVLYVFAVASIGIYGIVLAGWSSGSTYPLLGGLRSSAQMISYEISMGLSFVAVFLYAGTMSTSQIISAQQSVWFAVMLAPSFVIYVTAMIGETNRAPFDLPEAESELVGGFHTEYSSLKFAMFFLAEYINMVTVASIATTLFLGGWLAPWPLSLIPGVNEGWLPMLWWLLKTLCFIFLYIWLRGTLPRLRYDQFMSFGWKFLIPVSLVWIVLVSGARVARDQSGTSASQMLIIAAVALAVLLLVVLLAQLRRVQDEEPPEEVSDVLDVTDEIFPVPLLPGQHLVYTSRVSGPATVSSPGASGEAHDA, from the coding sequence ATGCCTGAACTTTCCGCTTTCGGCAATGACCCGCTCTGGCTTGTCGCGGTGAAGACCGTTGGAGTCGTCGCGCTCCTAGTGCTAGTGGTCCTGTTCACGATCTGGTTGGAGCGCAGGGTCGTCGGCAGAATGCAATCGCGCATCGGGCCGAACCGTGCCGGGCCGTTCGGACTGCTTCAGCCGCTGCTCGATGGTGTCAAGCTCGCGTTGAAGGAAGAGATCATCCCCGTGACGGCCCACAAGGCCGTCTACTGGCTAGCTCCATTGCTGAGCGCTACGACAGCGTTCGCGGCCTACGCTGTTATCCCCTTCGGTCCCACAGTGTCGATCTTCGGCGTCGAGACTCCGTTGCAGCTCACCGACTTCCCGCAGTCGGTGCTTTATGTGTTCGCCGTGGCGTCGATCGGCATCTACGGGATCGTCCTCGCGGGGTGGTCTTCCGGTTCCACATACCCGTTGCTGGGGGGCTTGAGGTCGAGCGCCCAGATGATCTCCTACGAGATTTCGATGGGGCTGTCCTTTGTCGCGGTGTTCTTGTACGCCGGGACGATGTCAACGTCGCAGATCATCTCCGCGCAGCAGTCGGTGTGGTTCGCGGTCATGCTGGCACCCTCGTTCGTCATCTACGTGACGGCGATGATTGGGGAGACAAACCGCGCCCCCTTCGACCTTCCTGAGGCGGAGAGCGAACTGGTCGGCGGGTTCCACACCGAGTACTCGTCGCTGAAGTTCGCGATGTTCTTCCTGGCCGAGTACATCAACATGGTCACCGTCGCCAGCATCGCCACGACCCTGTTCCTGGGTGGCTGGCTGGCGCCCTGGCCTTTGTCGCTCATCCCAGGCGTCAATGAGGGTTGGCTGCCGATGCTGTGGTGGCTGCTGAAGACCTTGTGCTTCATCTTCTTGTACATCTGGCTGAGGGGGACCCTGCCCAGACTGCGCTACGACCAGTTCATGTCATTCGGTTGGAAGTTCCTCATCCCGGTGTCGCTGGTGTGGATCGTGCTCGTATCCGGAGCCAGGGTCGCCAGGGATCAGTCGGGCACTTCAGCTAGCCAGATGCTGATCATCGCGGCCGTGGCGCTAGCCGTGTTGCTGCTCGTGGTTCTGCTAGCGCAACTTCGCCGCGTTCAGGACGAAGAGCCGCCGGAGGAAGTCAGCGATGTCCTGGACGTGACAGACGAGATCTTCCCCGTGCCTTTGTTGCCAGGGCAGCACCTGGTGTACACATCCCGGGTTTCGGGACCGGCCACCGTGTCGTCGCCAGGCGCGAGCGGGGAGGCACACGATGCCTGA
- the nuoI gene encoding NADH-quinone oxidoreductase subunit NuoI, with amino-acid sequence MPELPPSLRGFWVTFRTMFQRVVTEQYPEQKAKYPPKPRFHGRHQLNRYPDGLEKCVGCELCAWACPADAIYVQGASNTEALRFSPGERYGRVYQVNYTRCIFCGLCIEACPTRALTMTHDFELADTSRAALIYDKDQLLAPLTGGMVAPPHGMAEGATERDYYLGSVTGQAPQSREPASSSSEASS; translated from the coding sequence ATGCCTGAGCTGCCCCCCTCGCTCCGGGGTTTCTGGGTCACGTTCCGAACGATGTTCCAGCGTGTTGTCACCGAGCAGTATCCGGAGCAGAAGGCCAAGTACCCGCCGAAGCCTCGGTTTCACGGCAGGCATCAGCTGAATCGTTATCCGGACGGGCTGGAAAAGTGCGTTGGGTGCGAGCTGTGCGCGTGGGCTTGCCCCGCGGACGCGATCTACGTCCAGGGGGCGAGCAACACCGAGGCCCTAAGATTCTCGCCCGGCGAGCGCTATGGACGCGTCTATCAGGTCAACTACACCCGGTGCATCTTCTGCGGGCTATGCATTGAGGCGTGCCCGACCCGGGCGTTGACCATGACACACGATTTCGAGCTGGCCGACACCAGCAGGGCTGCCCTGATCTATGACAAGGACCAACTCTTGGCTCCGTTGACCGGCGGGATGGTCGCGCCTCCGCACGGCATGGCGGAAGGTGCCACCGAGCGTGACTACTACTTGGGTTCCGTGACAGGCCAGGCGCCGCAGTCGCGGGAACCAGCCTCGAGCAGCTCGGAGGCCTCGTCATGA
- the nuoK gene encoding NADH-quinone oxidoreductase subunit NuoK, translating to MDPSAYVMLSAVLFGIGMLGVLIRRNAIVVFMSVELMLNAANLAFVAFARINGNLDGQVIAFFVMIVAAAEVVVGLAIIMTIFRTRRSASIDEPSLLRN from the coding sequence ATGGATCCTTCGGCGTACGTGATGCTGTCAGCTGTTCTGTTCGGCATCGGCATGCTCGGTGTCTTGATCCGGCGCAATGCGATCGTCGTGTTCATGTCGGTCGAGCTGATGCTCAATGCGGCGAACCTGGCGTTTGTGGCGTTCGCCCGGATCAACGGGAATCTGGACGGCCAGGTGATCGCGTTCTTCGTGATGATCGTGGCTGCCGCGGAAGTCGTGGTCGGACTCGCGATCATCATGACCATCTTCCGGACCCGGCGGTCGGCCTCCATCGACGAACCCAGCCTGCTGAGGAACTGA
- a CDS encoding NADH-quinone oxidoreductase subunit J — MNPVVDAVGQTMSSGEEITFWICGTLAVMGALGLILSRKPVHSALFVALTMVNLAILYAANDAVFLGLVQVIVYTGAVMMLFLFVLMLIGVDSSDSLIETLKGQRIAAVVLVAGFVAVMVIAIGGALANVTTVGLEDANAASGGNVEGLARLMFTKYLVDLEVVAALLITAALGALILTHRERWAPRRGQREMAQDRIAAFAEGQHPGALPVAGVLATSNAIGTPALLPDGSISEASVPVPLRGERRSRLSTTAGEIAADIAEVAEISVGEEVVRSEELAGIDGHVDSSEVYPPSEDETGTRTEGE, encoded by the coding sequence ATGAACCCGGTTGTCGACGCGGTTGGGCAGACCATGAGCTCGGGCGAAGAAATCACCTTCTGGATCTGCGGCACTCTGGCGGTGATGGGAGCGCTGGGGCTGATCCTGTCTCGGAAGCCGGTGCACAGCGCGCTGTTCGTCGCGCTGACGATGGTCAACCTGGCGATCCTGTACGCGGCGAACGACGCGGTCTTCTTGGGCCTAGTCCAAGTGATCGTCTACACGGGTGCGGTCATGATGCTGTTCCTGTTCGTTCTGATGCTGATCGGGGTCGACTCGTCCGACTCACTGATCGAGACGCTCAAGGGCCAGCGCATAGCGGCCGTCGTTCTTGTCGCTGGGTTCGTCGCCGTCATGGTCATCGCTATCGGTGGCGCCCTGGCGAACGTGACCACCGTAGGGCTGGAAGACGCCAACGCCGCATCCGGCGGCAACGTCGAGGGACTCGCTCGCCTGATGTTCACCAAGTATCTGGTCGACCTGGAGGTAGTGGCGGCGCTCTTGATAACGGCCGCCCTAGGCGCTCTCATCCTCACCCATCGCGAGCGCTGGGCACCACGGCGCGGCCAGCGTGAGATGGCCCAGGACAGGATCGCCGCGTTCGCTGAAGGACAGCATCCCGGGGCGCTGCCAGTCGCGGGCGTACTGGCGACAAGCAACGCCATCGGCACGCCCGCGCTTCTGCCGGACGGAAGCATCTCCGAGGCATCGGTGCCGGTACCGCTGCGAGGTGAGCGGCGCTCCAGGCTGTCGACGACCGCTGGGGAGATCGCCGCGGATATCGCGGAGGTCGCCGAGATCTCGGTCGGCGAAGAGGTTGTGCGATCCGAGGAGCTAGCGGGAATCGACGGTCATGTGGACTCCTCGGAGGTTTACCCGCCCTCCGAGGACGAGACAGGGACCCGGACGGAGGGTGAGTGA